One Oxobacter pfennigii DNA segment encodes these proteins:
- a CDS encoding GtrA family protein, with protein sequence MIKKFDLLVNARHIWKIFKYLILGVITTIINFCVFSLCLIIGMHYMVSNFTAFVISVLFAYFTNKKWIFSDSNTEKLYFPESIKFIGARIFTLVLESIILYIFIKKMSLNEYGVKVAANIMVVIINYILSEFIVFKKDKNGDKAYYE encoded by the coding sequence ATGATTAAAAAGTTTGATTTACTTGTGAATGCCAGGCATATTTGGAAGATCTTTAAATACCTTATTTTGGGAGTTATTACTACGATAATTAATTTTTGTGTGTTCAGCTTATGCCTCATTATAGGTATGCACTATATGGTCAGCAATTTTACGGCCTTTGTAATATCTGTATTATTTGCTTATTTTACTAATAAAAAATGGATTTTTAGTGATTCTAATACAGAAAAGCTATATTTTCCTGAATCCATCAAGTTTATAGGGGCCAGGATTTTCACACTGGTGCTGGAAAGTATCATTCTTTATATATTTATAAAGAAAATGTCACTAAACGAATATGGTGTTAAGGTTGCAGCCAATATAATGGTTGTAATTATAAATTATATCTTAAGCGAATTTATCGTTTTTAAAAAAGATAAAAATGGAGATAAGGCCTATTATGAGTAA
- a CDS encoding glycosyl hydrolase family 8 produces the protein MKSIKFIIPIIVLLFLLMPYLVFEREMSFLPRNVQKQDILKTDMNIPEAEKKALSFLVESMSGPQLSIYTNYLNTSGDKSNTASGQDILSESQGLLLLYMLNRNIKEHFDLCLHWTVNNLYINKGSFSWIKRKTSESEMTTALIDDLRIARALILAYEKWQDDRYLKLVRKLSSAMLKYNIQDLMPLDFYDFASRNKANCITISYADLYTMKKLALFDSRWEKVYTNSYELIKNAAFEGTGLYMFQYDFDKMAYSIDEDISLIQSVCVMLHQQETGQQNKQGTDWIWEQYLKHGKLFAVYSSSTFEPATDIESTALYALVARLFYESGDIQKAQIFIKECEKFQVGNEESEIYGAFGNDMNLEVYSFDNLEYILSSSIIFSNK, from the coding sequence ATGAAAAGTATAAAATTCATCATTCCGATTATCGTACTATTATTTTTATTGATGCCTTATTTGGTATTTGAAAGAGAAATGTCCTTTTTGCCAAGAAATGTACAAAAACAAGATATTTTAAAAACTGATATGAATATACCGGAAGCAGAGAAAAAAGCATTATCATTTCTGGTTGAGAGCATGTCAGGACCTCAGCTATCAATATATACTAATTATTTAAATACCAGCGGTGATAAAAGCAATACTGCTTCAGGACAGGATATTCTGTCGGAATCCCAGGGATTGCTTTTATTATATATGTTAAATCGGAATATAAAAGAGCATTTTGATCTTTGCCTTCATTGGACAGTTAACAATCTATATATTAATAAAGGGTCGTTCTCCTGGATCAAAAGGAAGACATCAGAAAGTGAAATGACTACAGCACTTATTGATGATTTAAGAATTGCAAGAGCGTTGATATTAGCATATGAAAAATGGCAGGATGACAGATATTTGAAGTTAGTCCGTAAACTATCCTCGGCAATGTTAAAATACAACATACAGGATCTTATGCCACTGGATTTCTATGATTTTGCTTCAAGGAATAAGGCCAATTGCATTACAATTTCATATGCTGACTTATATACAATGAAAAAGCTTGCTTTGTTTGATTCAAGATGGGAAAAAGTATATACAAATTCATATGAATTAATTAAAAATGCGGCATTTGAAGGAACAGGCCTGTATATGTTTCAATATGATTTTGATAAAATGGCGTACAGTATAGATGAAGATATCAGCCTTATTCAATCGGTATGTGTCATGCTGCACCAACAAGAGACAGGACAGCAAAATAAACAGGGGACTGACTGGATATGGGAGCAGTATTTAAAGCATGGAAAATTATTTGCTGTTTACTCTTCAAGTACATTTGAACCTGCTACAGATATTGAATCTACTGCTCTATATGCATTAGTTGCAAGATTGTTTTATGAATCAGGGGATATACAAAAAGCACAAATATTTATTAAGGAATGCGAGAAGTTTCAAGTGGGCAATGAAGAATCCGAAATCTATGGGGCCTTCGGAAATGATATGAATTTGGAAGTTTATTCTTTTGATAATCTTGAGTATATTTTATCTTCCTCAATAATATTCTCAAACAAATAA
- a CDS encoding ABC transporter permease, translating to MDFLTNIAFLISSTLRSATPLIYAALGGTFSESSGVTNIGLEGIMITGAFTSVAVSHYTGSPWLGVLGAAASGMLIAGLHAFLSIRYKADQVISGVAINLLSGSLTAFLINVIWGQPGQSNPVNGIASFPTFLDNIPFIGNITKGITPFVYIALIFVYISHFVLFKTPFGLRVRAVGEHPRAADTVGINVYKIRYICVILSGLLAGIGGASLSVGMVNGYRDGMTAGRGFIALAAMIFGKWKPVGAMMACFLFGFTDAVQVFLQTWGVKIDTSLLVMTPYIVTILALAGFIGKSTAPAADGVPYDKDEK from the coding sequence ATGGACTTTTTAACCAATATAGCATTTTTGATAAGCTCTACCTTAAGGTCAGCCACTCCTTTGATTTATGCAGCTTTAGGCGGAACCTTCTCCGAAAGCTCGGGAGTTACCAATATAGGCCTTGAAGGTATTATGATAACCGGTGCCTTTACATCCGTTGCCGTTTCCCATTATACAGGCTCACCCTGGCTGGGAGTTTTAGGTGCGGCGGCATCGGGAATGCTGATTGCAGGCTTGCATGCATTTTTAAGCATAAGGTATAAGGCAGATCAGGTTATAAGCGGTGTTGCCATTAACCTGCTCTCGGGAAGCCTTACGGCCTTTCTCATTAATGTAATATGGGGACAACCCGGCCAGTCAAACCCTGTAAATGGCATAGCTTCTTTCCCGACTTTCCTTGATAACATTCCCTTTATCGGAAACATAACAAAAGGAATAACGCCCTTTGTATATATAGCTCTGATTTTTGTATATATTTCCCATTTTGTCCTTTTTAAAACCCCCTTCGGATTAAGAGTGAGAGCAGTAGGAGAGCATCCAAGGGCAGCAGACACGGTAGGTATTAATGTTTATAAAATCAGATATATCTGTGTAATACTGTCCGGACTTTTGGCAGGTATTGGCGGCGCCTCACTTTCTGTTGGCATGGTTAACGGTTACAGGGACGGCATGACTGCAGGAAGAGGGTTTATTGCCCTGGCAGCCATGATATTCGGAAAGTGGAAGCCGGTAGGCGCCATGATGGCATGTTTCCTCTTTGGTTTTACCGATGCGGTCCAGGTGTTTTTACAGACTTGGGGAGTAAAAATAGATACAAGCCTTTTGGTTATGACGCCTTATATAGTAACCATATTGGCCCTTGCAGGATTTATAGGCAAATCTACAGCCCCTGCAGCAGACGGAGTACCCTATGATAAAGATGAGAAGTAA
- a CDS encoding ABC transporter permease: protein MADKYIKPFLKSIYLPVISILVSFGAGFLFMLLIGYPVSQAAKAYMALVKGSFGSLKIIGETLVYSTPLIFTGLALSAAFRCGLFNIGAEGQFIIGSFTAVWAGFALEGLPWFLHVPACLIAGAAGGAIWAAVIGILKAKLGCHEVINSIMLNYVAWYLSNFLSLKIPYFNMPSKAFTKDIADTAKLYPLFQNSRLTAGIFIAILCAVILYIILWKTVLGYEIRAVGNNPAAAEYGGISVSRNLVLAMILSGALAGMGGAVQVQSVNFRVNQLLSFTNYGLDGVAVALVGKQHPFGVVFGAILFGALAKGSFQMQFSAGVPKEVVGLIQGIIIVFIAAEQIFLFFNKRKGAVS from the coding sequence ATGGCTGATAAATATATTAAGCCCTTTTTGAAAAGCATTTATCTCCCTGTAATCTCAATACTTGTATCCTTTGGTGCAGGGTTTTTGTTCATGCTTTTGATAGGATATCCCGTATCCCAGGCTGCTAAAGCATACATGGCCCTTGTCAAGGGAAGCTTTGGATCCTTAAAGATAATAGGTGAAACTTTAGTATATTCTACCCCCCTTATATTTACCGGCCTTGCCCTATCGGCGGCATTTCGCTGCGGTTTATTCAACATAGGTGCGGAAGGTCAATTTATAATCGGATCCTTTACTGCTGTGTGGGCAGGCTTTGCCCTGGAGGGACTTCCATGGTTTCTTCATGTGCCTGCATGCTTGATTGCAGGGGCGGCAGGCGGTGCCATATGGGCGGCAGTTATAGGGATACTGAAGGCAAAGCTTGGATGTCATGAGGTAATAAACTCTATAATGTTAAATTATGTGGCTTGGTATTTAAGTAATTTCCTTTCCCTTAAAATTCCTTATTTCAATATGCCTTCAAAGGCTTTTACCAAGGATATTGCTGATACGGCAAAGCTTTATCCATTGTTTCAAAATTCCAGGCTTACTGCAGGGATTTTCATTGCCATTTTGTGCGCCGTGATTTTATACATCATATTATGGAAGACTGTTTTGGGATATGAGATTAGGGCGGTAGGCAATAATCCTGCAGCTGCCGAATACGGCGGTATAAGTGTGTCCAGAAATTTAGTTCTTGCCATGATCTTATCGGGAGCATTGGCAGGTATGGGCGGAGCTGTACAGGTGCAGTCGGTAAACTTCAGAGTAAATCAGCTTCTATCCTTTACAAACTATGGACTGGATGGCGTTGCCGTTGCTCTGGTGGGAAAGCAGCATCCCTTTGGTGTGGTATTCGGTGCCATACTTTTCGGTGCGCTGGCTAAAGGATCTTTTCAGATGCAGTTTTCGGCCGGCGTGCCTAAGGAAGTTGTAGGTTTGATACAGGGGATAATAATAGTTTTTATAGCTGCCGAGCAGATTTTTCTCTTTTTTAACAAAAGAAAGGGGGCAGTTAGCTAA
- a CDS encoding ABC transporter ATP-binding protein, whose translation MGAVVEMKGITKIFPGTVANDSVDFTLEEGEIHVLLGENGAGKTTLMNILYGLTKADKGEIYIKGSSVKITNPNIAISKGIGMVHQHFMLVEPFTVTENIVLGSEPKSGLRFDNKKARENVLEISRQFGLDVDPDAKIQDISVGMQQRVEILKSLYRGADILILDEPTAVLTPQEIEELGEIFKQLVNQGKSIILITHKLKEVMSMSSRVTILRRGKVVGTVKTKDADMETLAEMMVGRKVSLKPEKTRGKIGQTVLEIKGLKAVNNRKMEALKGIDLEVKKGEILGIAGVDGNGQTELVEAITGLIKPTEGRITINGRDITGNSPRKVIEAGVAHIPEDRHKRGLVLKFSLAENMILGSHYLKAYKKGMMMDYTNINSHAKKLIEEFDVRTPDEKVQASSLSGGNQQKVVVAREVDREPELLIASQPTRGLDVGAIEYIHKRLIEERDKGKAVLLVSLELDEIMELSDRIAVMYGGRISGIVDAGDADETMLGVMMAGGEQRGESNG comes from the coding sequence TTGGGAGCCGTAGTTGAAATGAAGGGAATAACTAAAATATTTCCCGGCACTGTGGCTAACGACAGTGTGGATTTTACCCTTGAAGAAGGAGAAATACACGTGCTTTTAGGAGAAAACGGTGCTGGAAAGACTACCTTGATGAATATATTGTACGGTCTTACCAAGGCTGATAAAGGTGAAATTTATATTAAAGGAAGCAGTGTTAAGATAACTAACCCCAATATTGCCATATCAAAGGGAATAGGAATGGTGCATCAGCATTTTATGCTGGTTGAGCCTTTTACCGTTACGGAGAATATAGTCTTAGGAAGCGAGCCCAAATCGGGGCTGAGATTTGATAATAAAAAGGCCCGTGAAAATGTCTTGGAAATTTCACGTCAATTTGGACTGGATGTGGACCCGGATGCGAAAATCCAGGATATATCCGTAGGAATGCAGCAAAGAGTGGAAATTTTAAAGTCACTTTACAGAGGTGCGGATATTTTAATTTTAGATGAGCCTACGGCTGTTTTGACTCCCCAGGAAATAGAGGAATTGGGGGAGATTTTTAAACAGCTTGTAAATCAGGGAAAATCAATAATACTCATAACCCATAAGCTTAAGGAAGTTATGAGCATGAGCAGCAGAGTCACCATATTAAGGCGGGGAAAAGTAGTAGGAACGGTGAAGACAAAGGATGCAGATATGGAAACTTTAGCTGAAATGATGGTAGGAAGAAAAGTGAGCTTAAAGCCTGAGAAAACCAGGGGAAAGATTGGACAAACCGTCTTGGAAATCAAGGGGTTAAAAGCTGTAAACAATCGGAAGATGGAGGCCTTAAAAGGTATTGACCTCGAGGTTAAAAAGGGTGAAATACTGGGTATTGCAGGTGTTGACGGAAACGGACAGACAGAGCTTGTTGAAGCAATAACCGGCCTTATAAAACCGACGGAAGGCAGGATTACAATTAACGGCAGGGATATAACAGGAAATTCACCAAGAAAGGTAATTGAGGCTGGAGTTGCACACATACCCGAGGACCGGCATAAAAGAGGTCTTGTGCTTAAGTTTTCGCTGGCAGAGAATATGATACTGGGAAGCCATTATTTAAAGGCATATAAAAAGGGAATGATGATGGATTATACAAATATAAACAGCCATGCTAAAAAGCTCATTGAAGAATTCGACGTAAGAACTCCCGACGAAAAAGTACAAGCATCTTCATTATCGGGAGGCAATCAGCAAAAAGTTGTGGTGGCAAGGGAAGTGGACAGAGAGCCGGAGCTTTTGATTGCGTCACAGCCCACAAGAGGCCTGGATGTGGGCGCTATCGAATATATACACAAAAGACTTATTGAAGAACGGGATAAAGGCAAAGCCGTGCTGCTGGTTTCACTTGAACTGGACGAAATAATGGAATTGTCCGACAGGATTGCCGTCATGTATGGCGGGCGGATATCAGGAATAGTTGATGCAGGGGATGCCGATGAAACGATGCTGGGTGTTATGATGGCAGGAGGAGAGCAAAGGGGGGAAAGTAATGGCTGA
- a CDS encoding BMP family lipoprotein: MKRIISLLITVLMIGSLIVSCGQKPSEPQQPTGTPQVTGTPTPEKKMIVAMVTDTGGLGDKSFNDLAWKGITKFVEENGDEAESKVAQSKQPEDYQPNLTSMAEAGVDITFAVGYLFEKALGEVADANKDSKFAIIDTVVQKPNVASVTFKEHEGSFLVGVIAAKTTKTNKVGFVGGMTGDLIKKFETGFRAGVKAVNPEIQVLVNYTESFSDAAKGKEAALSQFNSGADVIYHASGGCGLGVIQAAQDKNLWAIGVDQDQSDLAPENVLCSMIKRVDTATYSIAKATLEGKFPGNSVTVLGLKEDGVGYSDNAGNTSAEAKELADKWAKAIVDGKVVVPEKEADLEGFSAKLE, encoded by the coding sequence ATGAAAAGGATTATATCATTACTCATTACCGTGCTGATGATTGGCTCATTGATTGTATCATGCGGCCAGAAGCCAAGTGAACCCCAGCAGCCTACAGGTACACCCCAGGTAACGGGAACACCTACACCTGAAAAGAAAATGATAGTTGCCATGGTTACGGATACCGGCGGTCTCGGAGATAAGTCCTTCAACGACCTGGCATGGAAAGGCATAACAAAATTCGTTGAAGAAAATGGAGACGAGGCTGAATCAAAAGTTGCCCAGTCAAAGCAGCCGGAAGACTACCAGCCCAATCTTACTTCAATGGCTGAAGCAGGAGTTGACATTACATTTGCTGTAGGATATTTGTTTGAAAAGGCACTGGGAGAAGTTGCTGACGCAAATAAAGACAGCAAGTTTGCTATTATAGATACAGTGGTGCAAAAGCCCAATGTTGCTTCAGTAACATTCAAAGAACATGAAGGCTCATTCCTGGTAGGGGTTATTGCAGCTAAGACCACAAAGACAAATAAAGTAGGATTTGTAGGCGGAATGACGGGAGATCTTATAAAGAAATTTGAAACTGGATTCAGGGCAGGTGTAAAAGCTGTTAACCCGGAAATTCAGGTGCTTGTAAATTACACCGAATCCTTCAGTGATGCAGCTAAAGGAAAGGAAGCGGCTCTTTCACAATTTAACAGCGGTGCAGATGTTATATATCACGCCTCCGGCGGATGCGGACTAGGGGTCATACAGGCAGCTCAGGATAAGAACCTATGGGCAATAGGAGTTGACCAGGACCAGTCGGACCTTGCTCCCGAAAACGTACTTTGCAGTATGATAAAAAGGGTGGATACGGCTACATATTCAATAGCAAAGGCTACTCTTGAAGGGAAGTTCCCGGGAAATTCAGTTACAGTTCTCGGACTTAAAGAAGACGGCGTTGGATACAGTGACAATGCGGGAAATACATCAGCTGAGGCTAAAGAGCTGGCAGACAAATGGGCAAAGGCAATAGTGGACGGCAAGGTTGTTGTGCCCGAAAAAGAGGCTGATTTAGAAGGCTTCAGCGCCAAGCTGGAATAA